The Mytilus trossulus isolate FHL-02 chromosome 3, PNRI_Mtr1.1.1.hap1, whole genome shotgun sequence genome contains a region encoding:
- the LOC134709240 gene encoding uncharacterized protein LOC134709240: MGLACTRPDINNVIDFPQKILLLGKSGAGKTSLLYGWKLGCDSVIKPIPTEDFNVEKIEHKGQIYIVWDLSGAPYYHPRWRQFYHGTNVLVIVVDSSDKDVMKSLREDVTSILQERDLDDIPCVLILNKSDITDEKPEAMEKTIDFPSSPNLHVISCCAKDDKSCKAALEKISDVCRNSKRLEQ; the protein is encoded by the exons ATGGGACTGGCATGCACAAGACCTGATATTAACAATGTCATAGACTTTccacaaaaaatattgttgctCGGGAAAAGCGGCGCAG gtAAAACAAGCTTGCTGTATGGTTGGAAGCTAGGGTGTGATTCTGTCATAAAACCAATACCTACAGAGGATTTTAATGTTGAGAAGATTGAACATAAAGGACAAATCTACATAGTATGGGATTTGAGTGGTGCTCCCTATTACCATCCAAGATGGAGACAGTTTTACCATGGAACTAATG TGTTAGTTATAGTCGTGGACAGTAGTGATAAAGATGTTATGAAATCACTGAGGGAAGATGTCACCTCCATTCTACAGGAGAGAGATTTAGATGACATTCCATGTGTACTTATACTCAATAAATCTGACATAACTG atgAGAAACCAGAAGCAATGGAGAAGACTATAGACTTTCCAAGTTCACCTAATCTTCATGTTATCTCCTGCTGTGCCAAAGATGACAAAAGTTGTAAAGCTGCTTTAGAAAAAATATCTGATGTGTGTAGGAATTCAAAACGTTTAGAACAATAG